The following proteins come from a genomic window of Achromobacter deleyi:
- a CDS encoding tail assembly protein, whose protein sequence is MTQPLTTIRLYGRLGAEFGRLHRLAVSSTAEAIRALCVLLPGFETRLLDSESRGVRYACFIGRRNLDESELSRPAGHEDIRIAPMPTGAKRGGLMQVVVGVAMIVASFIPGINVMLWAGASTSLMTMGVAMTLGGVVQLLTPQQRALSVKDGPNNGASYNFNGPINTTAQGNPVPVLYGELIVGSATISAGIYAEDQV, encoded by the coding sequence ATGACCCAACCCCTGACCACCATCCGCCTCTACGGCCGGCTGGGCGCCGAGTTCGGCCGGCTGCACCGGCTGGCCGTCTCCAGCACCGCCGAGGCGATACGCGCGCTGTGCGTATTGCTGCCCGGCTTTGAAACCCGCCTGCTCGACAGCGAATCCAGGGGCGTGCGCTATGCCTGCTTCATCGGCCGGCGCAACCTGGACGAAAGCGAACTGTCGCGGCCGGCGGGCCATGAAGATATCCGTATCGCGCCCATGCCCACCGGCGCCAAGCGCGGCGGCCTGATGCAGGTGGTGGTCGGCGTGGCGATGATCGTCGCGTCGTTCATCCCTGGCATCAACGTCATGTTGTGGGCGGGCGCCAGCACCTCGCTGATGACGATGGGCGTGGCCATGACGCTGGGCGGCGTCGTGCAGCTGCTGACACCGCAGCAGCGGGCCCTGAGCGTCAAGGACGGGCCGAACAACGGCGCTTCCTACAACTTCAACGGCCCCATCAACACCACCGCCCAGGGCAATCCCGTGCCGGTGCTGTACGGCGAGCTGATCGTGGGCAGCGCCACCATTTCGGCGGGCATCTACGCCGAAGACCAGGTGTAG
- a CDS encoding LysR family transcriptional regulator has translation MKRNFNIHDLRIFYTVVMTGSTRQAAQAMHLTQPAVSHAISRLEHATGVQLFDRSHKTLRPTEAGQYLYGEAKFVLDELVRIDEALHSIEQFGGRGLRIASSPALALSYAPDAVRRYLDAHGTRPFSIDLESSVQAISAVDTMRADFGLGAVSQENTRLMFRPFLRTEVMAIVHREHPLARGEAVAVGDIRPDSYVQPLWSDYVMPQGDIAEAMQLRSGMRAHMSLLAGTVCAVRGVSMVNALSASDITAAYPDLVALPLASRQWFDFVLIARNEAASRESAEHLLQALHAAARQRQQGVYARTIQLLA, from the coding sequence ATGAAGCGCAACTTCAACATCCACGACCTGCGGATCTTCTATACCGTGGTCATGACCGGGTCCACCCGGCAGGCCGCGCAGGCCATGCACCTGACCCAGCCGGCCGTCAGCCACGCCATCTCGCGGCTCGAACACGCGACCGGCGTGCAGTTGTTCGACCGGTCCCACAAGACGTTGCGGCCGACCGAGGCGGGGCAGTATCTGTACGGCGAGGCCAAGTTCGTGCTGGACGAATTAGTCCGCATCGACGAGGCGCTGCACAGCATCGAACAGTTCGGCGGCCGTGGCCTGCGCATCGCCAGCTCGCCCGCGCTGGCATTGTCCTATGCGCCGGACGCGGTGCGCCGCTATCTCGACGCCCACGGCACGCGGCCGTTCTCGATCGACCTGGAATCATCGGTGCAGGCGATCAGCGCCGTCGATACCATGCGCGCGGATTTCGGGCTGGGGGCGGTGTCGCAGGAAAATACCCGGCTGATGTTCCGCCCCTTCCTGCGCACCGAGGTCATGGCGATCGTGCATCGCGAGCACCCCCTGGCGCGCGGCGAGGCCGTGGCGGTGGGCGACATCCGCCCCGACAGCTACGTGCAGCCCTTGTGGTCCGACTATGTCATGCCACAGGGCGACATCGCCGAGGCGATGCAGCTGCGTTCCGGCATGCGGGCGCATATGTCGCTGCTGGCGGGCACCGTGTGCGCGGTGCGCGGCGTCAGCATGGTGAACGCGCTGTCGGCTTCCGACATCACGGCGGCCTATCCCGACCTGGTGGCGCTGCCGTTGGCCTCGCGCCAATGGTTCGATTTCGTGCTGATCGCGCGCAACGAGGCCGCCAGCCGGGAGTCGGCCGAGCACCTGCTCCAGGCCTTGCATGCCGCCGCCCGGCAGCGGCAGCAGGGCGTGTATGCGCGGACGATCCAGCTGCTGGCGTAG
- a CDS encoding SDR family oxidoreductase — MTVKNPIPADIGALPVDLSGKRVIVTAGAAGIGAAIAGAFATRGARVHVCDVDEGALAACPHPSSRADVSRRDEIDRYMGEALSHLGGLDVLVNNAGIAGPTAGIGDIAPQDLDATLDINLAAQFHTVRHALPALREAGGGSIINISSVAGRMGVPMRTPYAATKWGVVGLTRSLAVELGGYGIRVNALLPGLVAGPRIDRVIEARARNMGVTVAEETRLELAGVSLGQFVRAADIANMALFLASPFGAMVSGQAISIDGDLQSLPWQPPAD, encoded by the coding sequence ATGACTGTGAAAAACCCCATCCCGGCCGACATCGGCGCCCTACCCGTGGACCTGTCCGGCAAGCGCGTCATCGTCACCGCGGGCGCGGCCGGTATCGGCGCGGCCATCGCCGGCGCTTTCGCGACGCGGGGCGCGCGGGTCCATGTATGCGACGTGGACGAAGGCGCGCTGGCGGCCTGCCCGCACCCCTCGTCGCGCGCCGACGTGAGCCGGCGCGACGAGATCGACCGCTACATGGGCGAGGCGCTGTCGCACCTGGGCGGACTCGACGTCCTGGTGAACAATGCCGGCATCGCCGGCCCCACCGCCGGCATCGGCGACATTGCCCCGCAGGACCTGGACGCAACGCTGGACATCAACCTGGCCGCGCAGTTCCACACGGTGCGGCACGCGCTGCCGGCCCTGCGCGAAGCGGGCGGCGGCAGCATCATCAACATCAGCTCGGTCGCCGGCCGCATGGGCGTGCCCATGCGCACACCCTACGCCGCCACCAAGTGGGGCGTGGTCGGCCTGACGCGTTCGCTGGCGGTCGAACTGGGCGGCTACGGCATCCGCGTCAACGCGCTGCTGCCCGGCCTGGTGGCCGGCCCGCGCATCGATCGGGTCATCGAGGCCCGCGCCCGCAACATGGGCGTCACGGTGGCCGAGGAGACCCGGCTGGAACTGGCCGGCGTCAGCCTGGGGCAATTCGTGCGCGCGGCGGACATCGCCAACATGGCGCTGTTCCTGGCCAGCCCGTTCGGGGCGATGGTCAGCGGCCAGGCGATCAGCATCGACGGCGACCTGCAATCACTGCCCTGGCAACCGCCAGCGGACTAG
- a CDS encoding ABC transporter substrate-binding protein: protein MKKTLCAAALAAVLGGMGGMGVAQADDGVIRIGFITDMSGLSADADGPGGAEAIKMAVADLGGVVAGKKVEVLVADHQNRADIASSRAREWLDQKGVNMLIAGANSAAALAMAKVAEEKKTPFFVVSAGASELTNSQCTPYTVHYVYDTVSLARGTARAMLKEGNKDWFFLTVDHAFGQALERDASTVVQAEGGTVKGRVRHPLNTADFSSFILQAQASGASVLGLANSASDTSNAVKAAAEFGLTPKMKIAGLLVLITDIHALGLPAAQGMYLTTAWYWDQDDASRQWAARFEERMKKKPSMLQAGDYSATTTYLKAVAATGSTDGDTVMKWLKANPVNDFFVKDGKIRADGLMVHDMFLMQVKTPAESKGPWDYYKLVARAPGDQIYTAPAESTCRLMKP from the coding sequence ATGAAAAAGACACTGTGCGCGGCCGCGCTGGCCGCCGTGCTGGGCGGGATGGGCGGGATGGGCGTGGCCCAGGCCGATGACGGCGTGATCCGGATCGGCTTCATCACCGACATGTCGGGCCTGTCGGCGGACGCCGACGGTCCCGGCGGCGCCGAGGCCATCAAGATGGCGGTGGCCGACCTGGGCGGCGTGGTGGCGGGCAAGAAGGTCGAGGTGCTGGTGGCCGACCACCAGAACCGCGCCGACATCGCCTCGTCAAGGGCACGCGAGTGGCTCGACCAGAAAGGCGTGAACATGCTGATCGCCGGCGCCAACTCGGCGGCGGCGCTGGCCATGGCCAAGGTGGCCGAAGAGAAGAAGACGCCGTTCTTCGTGGTGAGCGCGGGCGCCTCGGAGCTGACCAACTCGCAATGCACGCCCTATACCGTCCACTACGTCTACGACACGGTCTCGCTGGCCCGCGGCACGGCGCGGGCGATGCTCAAGGAAGGCAACAAGGACTGGTTCTTCCTGACGGTGGATCACGCCTTCGGACAGGCGCTCGAACGGGATGCGTCGACAGTCGTGCAGGCGGAAGGCGGCACGGTCAAGGGACGCGTGCGCCACCCGCTGAACACGGCCGACTTCTCGTCCTTCATCCTGCAGGCGCAAGCCTCGGGCGCGTCGGTGCTGGGGCTGGCCAATTCCGCCAGCGACACCAGCAATGCCGTCAAGGCGGCGGCCGAGTTCGGGCTGACGCCGAAGATGAAGATCGCCGGCCTGCTGGTGCTGATCACCGACATCCACGCGCTCGGCCTGCCGGCGGCGCAGGGCATGTACCTGACCACGGCCTGGTACTGGGACCAGGATGACGCATCGCGCCAATGGGCGGCGCGCTTCGAGGAAAGGATGAAGAAGAAGCCGTCGATGCTGCAGGCCGGCGACTACTCGGCCACCACCACCTACCTGAAGGCCGTGGCCGCCACCGGCAGCACCGATGGCGACACGGTGATGAAGTGGCTCAAGGCCAATCCGGTGAACGACTTCTTCGTGAAGGACGGCAAGATCCGCGCCGACGGCCTGATGGTGCACGACATGTTCCTGATGCAGGTGAAGACGCCGGCGGAATCGAAAGGCCCCTGGGACTACTACAAGCTCGTGGCGCGCGCGCCGGGCGACCAGATCTATACCGCGCCGGCCGAATCGACCTGCCGCCTGATGAAGCCCTGA
- a CDS encoding 3-keto-5-aminohexanoate cleavage protein yields MKPSRNKVIITCAITGSVHTPSMSPHLPVTPDEIARSAIEAAEAGAAIVHLHARQPDTGQPTQDPALYAQFLPRIKAASDVVINITTGGSPVLPLADRMAPALRFKPEVASLNMGSMNFGMYELLERFKTFLHTWERPYLEGSNDLIFKNTFKDIEHILTTCGDNGTRFEIECYDIGHLYTAAHFVDRKLLKPPFLIQSVFGIRGGIGTHPEDVMMMKRTADRLFGADYIWSVLAAGRKQTPLATMAATMGGNVRVGLEDSLWDGPGELARSNADQVRRIRRILEDLSLQIATPDEARATLQLKGGHDVAF; encoded by the coding sequence ATGAAGCCATCCAGGAACAAGGTCATCATCACCTGCGCCATCACCGGCTCGGTCCATACGCCGTCGATGTCGCCGCACCTGCCCGTCACGCCCGACGAGATCGCCCGCTCCGCCATCGAGGCGGCCGAGGCCGGCGCGGCCATCGTTCACTTGCATGCGCGCCAGCCGGACACGGGCCAGCCGACACAGGATCCGGCGCTGTATGCGCAGTTCCTGCCACGCATCAAAGCCGCGTCCGATGTGGTGATCAACATCACCACCGGCGGCTCGCCGGTGCTGCCGCTGGCCGACCGCATGGCGCCGGCGCTGCGCTTCAAGCCGGAAGTCGCGTCACTGAACATGGGTTCGATGAACTTCGGCATGTACGAACTGCTGGAGCGCTTCAAGACGTTCTTGCACACCTGGGAACGCCCCTACCTGGAAGGCAGCAACGACCTGATCTTCAAGAACACGTTCAAGGACATCGAACACATCCTGACGACCTGCGGCGACAACGGCACGCGCTTCGAGATCGAGTGCTACGACATCGGCCATCTGTACACCGCGGCCCATTTCGTCGACCGCAAGCTGCTCAAGCCGCCTTTCCTGATCCAGTCCGTATTCGGCATCCGCGGCGGCATCGGCACGCACCCCGAAGACGTGATGATGATGAAGCGCACCGCCGACCGCCTGTTCGGCGCCGACTACATCTGGTCGGTGCTCGCGGCCGGGCGCAAGCAGACGCCGCTGGCGACGATGGCGGCCACGATGGGCGGCAATGTGCGCGTGGGGCTGGAGGATTCGTTGTGGGACGGGCCGGGTGAACTGGCGCGCTCCAACGCCGACCAGGTGCGGCGTATCCGCCGCATCCTGGAAGACCTGTCGCTGCAGATCGCCACGCCCGACGAGGCGCGCGCGACGCTGCAACTGAAGGGCGGCCACGACGTCGCGTTCTGA
- a CDS encoding xylulokinase has product MNAPVNYVLAMDLGGTRFRAALVDGEGGIAHSCSIDSPAGIAVRPGWDEIDADAWWRGLQALADTLAAQAGAAAFDAVEAMAICGVTRTQVFVDAQGAAIRPAITWRDARAAADLPEWLSSLPAGHPESGQINTFHPWARIAWLLRTEPAHAARVQAVLDPKDYLNLCLTGRVASDTVSLARLAAAAAPVADVSGSAPGDLLTAIGASPAWVPDLLDPLDTVGPVLPGLPGALARLAGRPVIACANDTWAAVAGLGALRPGYAYNISGTTEVFGAVGAEPVHAEGLMTVDWGGGHHQVGGPGQNGADTIAWLLPLLGRLGDEGMAGVGPAMDALLGAPRDPQPALFLPYLQGERVPYWDPHLRGAFVGLNRRHGPGDLAWAVLEGVAFLNRIVLERAEAALGQPVAEIRFGGGAASNPRWCQAKADICERPVIVGQADQPGILGAAAAAWTGVGRYASFAAAQDALARVARRYEPRPERVADYRRLYAQFRAAEAALAPVSHALAALRLG; this is encoded by the coding sequence ATGAATGCTCCTGTGAACTACGTCCTCGCGATGGACCTGGGCGGCACGCGTTTTCGCGCGGCGCTGGTCGACGGGGAGGGCGGCATCGCCCATTCCTGCTCCATCGACAGCCCGGCGGGTATCGCCGTCCGGCCCGGTTGGGATGAGATCGACGCCGATGCCTGGTGGCGCGGCCTGCAGGCGCTGGCGGACACCCTGGCGGCGCAGGCCGGCGCGGCGGCTTTCGATGCGGTCGAGGCCATGGCCATCTGCGGCGTCACGCGCACGCAGGTGTTCGTGGACGCGCAGGGTGCGGCCATCCGGCCGGCCATCACCTGGCGCGATGCGCGGGCGGCGGCGGATTTGCCTGAGTGGTTGTCGTCCCTGCCGGCCGGTCATCCGGAAAGCGGACAGATCAACACCTTCCATCCCTGGGCCCGCATCGCCTGGTTGTTGCGCACGGAACCGGCGCACGCGGCTCGCGTGCAGGCGGTGCTGGATCCCAAGGATTACCTCAACCTGTGCCTGACGGGCCGGGTTGCCAGCGACACGGTGTCGCTGGCACGCCTGGCGGCCGCGGCGGCGCCCGTGGCGGATGTGTCGGGGTCGGCGCCCGGCGACCTGCTGACCGCCATCGGCGCCAGCCCCGCCTGGGTGCCTGACCTGCTCGATCCCCTGGACACCGTCGGCCCGGTGCTGCCCGGCCTGCCGGGCGCATTGGCCCGCCTGGCCGGCCGTCCCGTGATCGCCTGCGCCAACGATACCTGGGCCGCCGTCGCCGGCCTGGGTGCGTTACGCCCGGGGTACGCCTACAACATCTCGGGCACCACCGAAGTGTTCGGCGCGGTGGGCGCCGAGCCGGTGCATGCCGAGGGCCTGATGACCGTGGATTGGGGCGGCGGCCATCACCAGGTCGGCGGGCCGGGCCAGAATGGCGCCGACACCATTGCCTGGCTGTTGCCCTTGCTGGGCCGCCTGGGCGATGAAGGCATGGCCGGCGTCGGCCCGGCGATGGATGCCCTGCTTGGCGCGCCGCGCGATCCGCAGCCGGCCCTGTTCCTGCCATACCTGCAGGGCGAGCGCGTGCCTTACTGGGATCCGCACCTGCGCGGCGCCTTTGTCGGCCTGAACCGCCGCCATGGTCCGGGCGACCTGGCCTGGGCCGTGCTGGAAGGCGTGGCGTTCCTGAACCGCATCGTGCTGGAGCGCGCCGAGGCCGCGCTGGGGCAGCCCGTGGCCGAAATCCGTTTCGGCGGCGGCGCCGCGTCCAATCCACGGTGGTGCCAGGCCAAGGCCGATATCTGCGAGCGTCCCGTCATCGTCGGCCAGGCCGACCAGCCCGGCATTCTTGGCGCGGCGGCCGCGGCCTGGACCGGGGTGGGGCGTTACGCCAGTTTCGCGGCGGCGCAGGACGCGCTGGCGCGCGTCGCCCGGCGCTACGAGCCTCGGCCAGAGCGCGTCGCCGATTATCGGCGGCTGTACGCCCAATTCCGCGCCGCCGAGGCCGCGCTGGCGCCCGTGTCGCACGCGTTGGCGGCCCTGCGGCTGGGGTAA
- a CDS encoding ABC transporter permease — MRGILEKYGTAIAGLVLVGFFAIAAPNFAAPGNLLNIAKETSFLAIIAIGFTLALVTAELDLSVADVASLAAVVTGALVHTGQPVLLAIAAGLGVGLFCGLFNGFAVTRLRVPSLIATLGMAAMARGFAFMLTDGVSYVGRWPSAFTDLARGKPFGIPALVLWMVGAVLFAFFLVKWTRTGARMTATGEAGESARLAGINIRAMKSIGLALSGLCAGLAAVLLTSSLSSAAPNMAGDYFLYAIAAVLLGMTMFNPGHANIPGTLVAALILKVLGNGLVLMGAAYYVQDIVLGFIIVASVAVSSAVLKKAAFKFG, encoded by the coding sequence ATGCGCGGCATCCTGGAAAAGTACGGCACGGCAATCGCGGGATTGGTCCTGGTGGGCTTTTTCGCGATAGCCGCCCCGAATTTCGCCGCGCCCGGCAATCTTCTGAACATCGCCAAGGAAACCAGCTTCCTGGCCATCATCGCCATCGGCTTCACGCTGGCGCTGGTGACCGCGGAACTGGACCTGTCCGTGGCCGACGTGGCCAGCCTGGCCGCCGTGGTCACGGGCGCCCTGGTGCATACCGGCCAGCCCGTGCTGCTGGCGATCGCCGCCGGCCTTGGCGTGGGCCTGTTCTGCGGCCTGTTCAATGGTTTTGCCGTCACCCGCCTGCGGGTTCCCTCCCTGATCGCCACGCTGGGCATGGCCGCCATGGCGCGCGGCTTCGCCTTCATGCTGACGGACGGTGTCTCGTACGTGGGCCGTTGGCCCAGCGCCTTCACCGACCTGGCGCGCGGCAAGCCTTTCGGCATTCCCGCGCTGGTGCTGTGGATGGTGGGCGCGGTGCTGTTCGCCTTCTTCCTGGTCAAGTGGACCCGCACCGGCGCCCGCATGACCGCCACCGGCGAGGCCGGCGAGTCCGCCCGCCTCGCGGGCATCAACATCCGCGCCATGAAGAGTATCGGCCTGGCGCTGTCCGGCCTGTGCGCCGGCCTGGCCGCGGTGCTGCTGACCTCCAGCCTGTCGTCCGCCGCGCCCAACATGGCCGGCGACTATTTCCTGTACGCCATCGCCGCCGTGCTGCTGGGCATGACCATGTTCAATCCCGGCCATGCCAACATTCCCGGCACGCTGGTGGCCGCGCTGATCCTCAAGGTCCTGGGCAACGGCCTGGTGCTGATGGGGGCGGCCTATTACGTGCAGGACATCGTCCTGGGCTTCATCATCGTCGCGTCCGTCGCGGTGTCATCGGCCGTGCTCAAGAAAGCGGCCTTCAAATTCGGATAG